The Treponema medium genome has a window encoding:
- a CDS encoding nucleotidyltransferase family protein produces the protein MKPKEKKEIFNFLEYNKNILQSYGVKKIGLFGSYVHNQQNKNSDIDILVEFHADKKNYNNFINLVYYLEDNLNTKIDLLTIESLSPYIGQRILNEVEYVSIK, from the coding sequence ATGAAACCTAAAGAAAAAAAAGAGATTTTTAATTTCTTAGAATATAATAAAAACATTCTCCAGTCCTATGGCGTAAAAAAAATAGGTCTTTTTGGTTCTTATGTACATAATCAACAAAATAAAAATAGCGATATTGATATATTAGTAGAATTCCATGCTGATAAAAAAAATTATAATAACTTTATAAATTTAGTTTATTACTTGGAAGATAATTTGAATACAAAAATAGATTTATTAACCATAGAAAGTTTAAGTCCTTATATTGGTCAGAGAATACTCAATGAGGTTGAATATGTATCGATCAAATGA
- a CDS encoding ABC transporter ATP-binding protein: MRHIRKEFPGIVANDDITLQVKKGEIHAILGENGAGKSTLMSILFGLYHPDAGEILVNGKHAVINNPNDANELGIGMVHQHFQLVHNFTVTENIILGKEGGFFLDLHKAETKIKDLSTRYGLQIDPNARIMDITVGMQQRVEILKMLYRDAEVLIFDEPTAVLTPQEIEELIQIMRNLVKEGKSIILITHKLQEIKDVADRCTIIRRGKFIDVIDVATTSKNEMAAKMVGRPVEFKVQKAPAQPGEVVLDIQNLKVIGAKKVPAVNDFSLQVRKGEIVGIAGVDGNGQSELVHALSGLMPIAEGTVLLCGKDITKTSIRERNESGMGLVPEDRQKHGLVMQYSIAENTIIKSYYKEPFQKHGFLHKNKMFSFAGDITKQFDVRSGEGVYSAARNLSGGNQQKAILGREIALDPELLIAVQPTRGLDVGAIEAIHKELVKHRDRGRAVLLISFELDEIFNLSDRIAVMHRGALTGIVRPEETTVEEVGLMMAGDKHKHGGQQ, encoded by the coding sequence ATGCGCCACATCCGCAAGGAATTCCCCGGTATTGTTGCAAATGATGATATAACATTGCAGGTAAAAAAAGGGGAAATCCACGCAATTCTCGGAGAAAACGGCGCAGGTAAATCCACTCTTATGAGTATCTTATTCGGTTTATATCACCCCGATGCGGGAGAAATCCTCGTCAACGGTAAACACGCGGTTATCAATAATCCGAATGATGCCAATGAACTCGGTATCGGTATGGTACACCAGCATTTTCAGCTTGTACATAACTTTACCGTTACCGAAAATATTATACTCGGAAAAGAAGGCGGTTTTTTTCTTGACCTGCATAAGGCCGAGACAAAAATAAAAGATTTAAGCACCCGATACGGATTACAAATCGATCCTAATGCACGCATTATGGATATAACAGTCGGTATGCAGCAGCGCGTAGAGATTTTAAAAATGCTGTACCGCGATGCGGAAGTGCTCATCTTTGACGAACCGACCGCCGTTTTAACGCCGCAGGAAATCGAAGAACTTATCCAAATAATGAGGAATCTGGTAAAAGAAGGAAAATCCATTATCCTCATCACCCATAAATTACAGGAAATTAAGGACGTTGCAGATCGTTGTACCATCATACGAAGGGGAAAGTTTATTGACGTAATAGACGTTGCGACTACTTCCAAAAACGAGATGGCAGCAAAAATGGTTGGGCGTCCGGTTGAATTTAAAGTACAAAAAGCACCGGCACAACCCGGTGAAGTCGTACTCGATATACAAAATCTCAAAGTTATCGGTGCAAAAAAAGTACCTGCTGTCAATGACTTTTCGCTGCAAGTACGCAAGGGTGAAATCGTCGGTATCGCAGGTGTAGACGGGAACGGACAAAGTGAGCTTGTTCATGCACTTTCGGGCTTAATGCCGATTGCAGAAGGAACCGTTTTACTGTGCGGTAAGGATATTACCAAAACTTCAATCCGCGAACGTAACGAATCGGGTATGGGTTTGGTTCCCGAAGACCGTCAAAAGCACGGTTTGGTTATGCAGTATTCCATTGCGGAAAACACCATCATTAAATCGTACTACAAAGAACCTTTCCAAAAGCACGGCTTCCTGCATAAAAACAAGATGTTCTCATTTGCAGGTGATATTACCAAACAATTCGACGTCCGTTCGGGCGAAGGCGTTTATTCCGCAGCGCGGAACTTGAGCGGCGGTAACCAGCAAAAAGCTATTCTCGGACGCGAAATAGCCCTCGATCCCGAATTACTGATCGCCGTGCAGCCTACCCGCGGTTTGGACGTCGGCGCTATTGAGGCAATTCATAAAGAATTGGTAAAACATCGCGACAGAGGCCGTGCTGTTTTACTCATTTCATTTGAATTGGACGAAATCTTCAATCTATCGGATCGGATTGCCGTTATGCACCGCGGCGCATTAACCGGTATTGTCCGCCCTGAAGAAACCACTGTCGAAGAAGTAGGCTTGATGATGGCCGGAGATAAGCATAAACATGGAGGCCAACAGTGA
- a CDS encoding DUF86 domain-containing protein: MYRSNEELFKHIFDEIVFLESETRTISEEVFLKDEKTQRAFARSIEIIGEAVKNISSDVIIKYKEVPWRNIAGMRDKLIHGYFSVDYEIVWDVAKNIIPEFKNQLIKIMDTEKKKNGN; the protein is encoded by the coding sequence ATGTATCGATCAAATGAAGAGTTATTCAAGCATATTTTTGATGAAATTGTTTTTTTAGAATCTGAAACAAGGACCATATCAGAAGAAGTATTTTTAAAAGATGAAAAAACGCAACGAGCTTTTGCACGAAGTATTGAAATTATCGGAGAAGCCGTTAAAAATATTTCAAGTGATGTAATAATTAAATATAAAGAAGTTCCATGGAGAAATATTGCCGGTATGAGAGATAAACTCATTCATGGTTATTTTTCCGTTGATTATGAAATTGTGTGGGATGTTGCAAAAAACATTATTCCTGAATTTAAGAACCAGCTGATAAAAATTATGGATACAGAAAAAAAGAAAAATGGCAATTAA
- a CDS encoding aminotransferase class V-fold PLP-dependent enzyme: MIYFDNSATTLHKPDSVANAMYNAIASQQFANPGRAAHKTAHAALASLYKTRVAVARIFHITDPLQVALCQNATAALNLVLKSLFGAGDHLITTALEHNSVLRPLYQLESQGAELSIIGFDLETGELDYTAMEAQIRSNTKAIIVTACSNVIGAVPDMQRIYGLCRKNGLTLIIDASQSAGTMPMDISQYEQTIVCFTGHKGLYGPQGTGGIVVNGDFAFKPVFSGGSGIHSFDKTHPATMPDVFEAGTMNVPSFAGLTAGCAYIEQLGQENAAAYLAKLRAYFFKLAADLPFITLYAPKVQNAGPVIGLNIGTVPSSEISRLLDERYGIATRPGATVLRLYTRRIKPRRKGLSASAFLRLTPRKR; this comes from the coding sequence ATGATTTATTTTGATAACAGTGCGACAACGCTCCATAAGCCCGACAGTGTTGCGAACGCAATGTATAACGCGATTGCCTCTCAGCAGTTTGCAAATCCGGGACGTGCTGCGCATAAAACCGCCCATGCGGCGCTCGCCTCTTTGTATAAAACCCGTGTTGCCGTTGCCCGTATCTTCCATATAACAGACCCGCTGCAAGTTGCACTGTGCCAAAATGCAACGGCAGCTTTGAACCTCGTGCTCAAAAGTTTGTTCGGAGCAGGCGATCATCTCATTACCACTGCGCTTGAGCATAACTCGGTACTGCGTCCGCTCTATCAGTTGGAAAGTCAGGGGGCGGAGCTTTCGATTATCGGCTTTGATCTTGAAACAGGCGAGCTTGACTATACGGCAATGGAAGCGCAGATACGGAGCAATACCAAGGCGATTATTGTTACCGCCTGCTCCAATGTTATCGGCGCCGTTCCCGATATGCAGAGAATTTACGGCTTATGCAGAAAGAATGGGTTGACGCTGATTATCGATGCATCCCAAAGCGCCGGTACCATGCCGATGGATATTTCGCAATATGAACAAACCATTGTCTGCTTTACCGGGCATAAAGGGTTGTATGGTCCGCAGGGTACCGGCGGCATCGTCGTGAACGGCGACTTTGCTTTTAAGCCGGTGTTTTCCGGCGGCAGCGGCATTCATTCTTTTGACAAAACACACCCCGCAACAATGCCTGATGTCTTTGAAGCCGGTACAATGAATGTCCCCTCCTTTGCGGGACTGACTGCAGGATGTGCATATATCGAACAGCTCGGACAAGAGAATGCTGCTGCGTACTTAGCGAAGCTGCGCGCATACTTTTTTAAACTCGCCGCAGACCTTCCATTTATCACGCTCTATGCGCCGAAGGTGCAAAATGCCGGTCCCGTTATCGGACTAAACATTGGAACCGTGCCGTCTTCGGAAATAAGCCGCCTTCTTGATGAACGGTACGGCATTGCAACCCGTCCGGGCGCCACTGTGCTCCGCTTGTACACCAGACGTATAAAACCGAGGCGCAAGGGATTGTCCGCTTCAGCTTTTCTACGTTTAACACCACGGAAGAGATAG
- a CDS encoding ABC transporter permease has translation MIKRHTALADNTLVISLSAVLLGLVAGAILIVCIGENPVIAFTYLFRGGLMNIERIGNTLATATTLLLVGLSVSFAFKTGLFNIGGSGQMLIGGLLGSMFALSATSMPRPLFFILLILIGVVSGALWGVIPGLLKALFNVHEVVSTIMMNWIAYWLVFYIVPGYLKAEYLETESKSIAVTRSLRTPWLTNLFSSEYVNYGIFLGILAMILLKIILDKTTLGFELKAVGYNRNCAEYAGIKVNRNIVISMMIAGALSGLAGLTYYTGYALNMQIGVMPSQGFDGIAVSLLGAGTPIGVALSSIFFGVLHVGKGFMSANTIVPPEIADTIIAVIIYFTATSLLFKRFWGMISKKIRTRQTAGLSAEEV, from the coding sequence ATGATAAAAAGACACACGGCTCTTGCAGATAATACCCTTGTAATCAGCCTTTCTGCCGTATTACTCGGTTTAGTCGCAGGGGCAATTCTCATCGTTTGTATCGGTGAAAACCCTGTTATTGCCTTTACCTACCTTTTCCGGGGCGGTTTGATGAACATCGAACGTATCGGAAATACGCTTGCAACTGCAACGACACTTTTATTAGTAGGTCTTTCCGTCTCATTTGCATTTAAAACCGGTCTCTTTAATATCGGAGGTTCGGGGCAGATGCTGATCGGCGGATTGCTCGGCAGTATGTTTGCCTTATCGGCAACTTCTATGCCTCGACCGCTCTTTTTTATTTTACTGATTCTTATCGGTGTTGTGAGCGGTGCTCTTTGGGGTGTCATTCCCGGTTTATTAAAAGCGCTGTTCAACGTACACGAAGTTGTTTCCACCATTATGATGAACTGGATTGCTTATTGGCTGGTCTTCTATATTGTACCGGGTTACTTAAAAGCGGAATATCTGGAAACGGAAAGTAAATCTATTGCCGTTACCCGCTCGCTTCGTACCCCATGGCTTACCAACTTGTTCAGCAGCGAATACGTAAACTACGGTATCTTTCTCGGCATCCTTGCCATGATTCTCCTTAAAATCATCTTGGACAAAACAACGCTCGGCTTTGAATTAAAAGCAGTCGGTTATAACCGCAACTGTGCGGAGTATGCAGGAATTAAAGTAAACCGGAATATTGTTATTTCAATGATGATAGCGGGAGCACTGTCGGGCTTGGCCGGACTCACCTACTACACCGGCTATGCGTTGAATATGCAGATCGGTGTGATGCCCTCGCAGGGGTTTGATGGCATCGCAGTTTCTTTGCTCGGCGCAGGGACACCGATCGGAGTTGCGCTCAGTTCAATTTTCTTCGGCGTGCTGCACGTCGGCAAAGGCTTTATGAGCGCGAACACTATTGTTCCGCCGGAAATTGCGGATACCATCATTGCGGTTATTATCTATTTTACTGCAACCAGTTTGCTCTTTAAACGCTTCTGGGGAATGATTTCTAAAAAGATACGCACACGCCAAACAGCTGGGCTTTCTGCAGAGGAGGTATAA
- a CDS encoding putative toxin-antitoxin system toxin component, PIN family: MDIPIVVIDTNVMLSALKSVNGKSNQLLQEIGTGRFDFAISVPLILEYEAVLKKHLDRAYYSDADVNDFLNYLCQIGKHIKLFYLWRPYLRDGFDDHILELAIHSNSEVIITFNKKDFKEAEQLGIVALTPREFIDTLNGGQK; the protein is encoded by the coding sequence ATGGATATTCCAATAGTCGTTATAGATACAAATGTTATGCTATCGGCATTAAAAAGTGTAAATGGAAAGTCAAATCAGTTATTACAAGAAATCGGTACCGGTAGATTTGATTTTGCTATTTCAGTTCCGCTTATTTTAGAATATGAAGCCGTTTTGAAAAAACACTTAGATAGAGCATACTATTCCGATGCTGATGTTAATGATTTTTTAAATTATCTATGTCAGATTGGAAAGCACATAAAACTATTCTATTTATGGCGACCATATTTAAGAGATGGCTTTGATGATCATATTTTGGAGCTTGCGATTCATTCAAACAGTGAAGTGATAATAACATTTAATAAAAAAGATTTCAAAGAAGCGGAACAGTTAGGAATCGTTGCACTAACGCCGCGGGAGTTTATAGATACATTAAATGGAGGTCAAAAATGA
- a CDS encoding BMP family lipoprotein: MRKISFKTVMGTAILVFSAFVICSCTKSEEPAKKAMKVGMVTDAGTIDDKSFNQGTWEGIIRAEKELGVEIKYLKPVGTTEADYVKEISNLYDSGYKFIVCPGFKFETAIFKAQTKYPDAKLVIIDGNAHPADSYDAQNGPNTIGILFAEQEAGFTAGLAAALQLKEGRFGFIGGMEIPAVQKFNWGWQQGIKYANENLGTNIEMHPEDFVYQGTFSDIAAGQQIAASMFDRGVTCIHAAAGGVGVGVINEAKARRQVGKDVWVVGVVVNQYNEGLLPDGKSIILTSAMKYVDRASYDMIKDELNGKFQGGTTLVLTAKEDAVGIPAENPNLSDDVQKKVDEIYQQIKSDAIVVADKQGDLFR; encoded by the coding sequence ATGCGAAAAATAAGCTTTAAAACAGTAATGGGAACAGCCATACTGGTATTCAGTGCCTTTGTCATTTGCTCATGTACAAAGAGCGAAGAACCGGCAAAGAAAGCTATGAAAGTCGGTATGGTTACCGATGCAGGAACGATTGATGATAAATCATTCAATCAGGGAACATGGGAAGGTATTATCCGTGCAGAAAAAGAACTCGGCGTTGAGATTAAATACTTAAAGCCGGTCGGAACAACCGAAGCGGACTATGTAAAAGAAATTTCCAACCTGTATGATTCAGGGTATAAATTTATCGTTTGCCCCGGATTCAAGTTTGAAACCGCAATTTTCAAGGCTCAGACAAAATATCCTGATGCAAAGCTCGTCATCATCGACGGTAATGCTCACCCTGCCGATTCCTATGACGCTCAAAACGGCCCCAATACCATCGGTATTCTCTTTGCCGAACAGGAAGCAGGCTTCACTGCCGGTCTTGCTGCAGCGCTTCAATTAAAAGAAGGCCGCTTCGGATTTATCGGCGGTATGGAAATTCCGGCTGTCCAGAAGTTTAACTGGGGATGGCAGCAAGGTATCAAATACGCCAATGAAAATCTCGGGACGAACATCGAAATGCATCCGGAAGACTTCGTATATCAGGGAACATTCAGCGATATCGCAGCAGGACAGCAGATCGCAGCTTCTATGTTTGACCGCGGTGTTACCTGTATCCACGCAGCAGCGGGTGGAGTTGGTGTCGGCGTTATCAACGAAGCGAAAGCACGCCGTCAGGTCGGAAAAGATGTCTGGGTTGTCGGCGTTGTCGTTAATCAGTATAACGAAGGCTTACTCCCTGACGGAAAATCGATTATTCTGACCTCTGCAATGAAGTATGTCGATCGTGCATCCTATGATATGATCAAAGATGAACTCAACGGCAAATTCCAGGGCGGAACGACACTTGTTTTAACTGCAAAAGAAGATGCGGTCGGTATTCCTGCTGAAAACCCCAACCTTTCCGATGATGTACAAAAGAAAGTAGATGAAATTTATCAGCAGATTAAATCGGATGCTATCGTTGTTGCCGACAAGCAGGGCGATTTATTCCGTTAA
- a CDS encoding DUF7683 domain-containing protein — protein sequence MSTRQSVGKRSKMLLTYGNIKKSKFLKYIYLSDYNDDEYRKALLEYNKSIVKNFEESDFIKIYKYLHDAKTYLKQINGNVVIKVNTYDSEEKKPVYFDIIFEKAKILSWNTVKENGHISRLNKKYKPQEYGYEEFYEDNGKKYVSLILFGNKIRKGSYYPLVTINYENIRINRYKREIHCFDKTSGNLICTEDIEIDFSKLEFIFSDVIKDDPDLIYEYKITKENMNKFKTGTTFEFDKFNYFLSYISII from the coding sequence ATGAGCACAAGGCAAAGCGTTGGGAAAAGATCAAAAATGTTATTAACTTATGGAAATATAAAAAAATCAAAATTTTTAAAATATATTTATTTATCTGATTATAATGATGATGAGTATCGCAAAGCATTACTAGAATATAATAAGAGTATAGTAAAAAATTTTGAAGAATCTGATTTCATAAAAATATATAAATATTTGCATGATGCAAAAACCTATCTGAAACAAATTAATGGAAACGTTGTAATAAAAGTTAATACTTATGATTCAGAAGAAAAGAAGCCAGTTTATTTTGATATTATTTTTGAAAAAGCTAAGATTTTATCTTGGAACACTGTAAAGGAAAACGGTCATATTTCAAGATTAAATAAAAAATATAAACCTCAAGAGTATGGGTACGAAGAATTTTACGAAGATAATGGGAAAAAATATGTTTCGTTGATTTTATTTGGAAATAAGATTAGAAAGGGTTCTTATTATCCACTAGTAACTATTAATTATGAAAATATTAGGATTAATAGATATAAGAGAGAAATACATTGTTTTGATAAAACAAGTGGAAATCTGATATGTACAGAAGATATTGAAATTGATTTTTCTAAATTAGAATTTATTTTTTCAGATGTAATAAAAGATGATCCTGATTTAATTTATGAATATAAAATAACCAAAGAAAATATGAATAAATTTAAAACAGGGACAACTTTTGAGTTTGATAAATTTAATTATTTTTTATCATATATTAGTATAATATAG
- a CDS encoding toxin-antitoxin system HicB family antitoxin, with the protein MSTLSIRIPDSYHTMIKEVAKIDNISINQFIAAAIGEKLSALQTEQYIEQRAKNGSREKFLAVLQKAPNSKPEECDV; encoded by the coding sequence ATGAGCACATTGAGTATTAGAATCCCGGATTCATATCACACAATGATAAAAGAAGTTGCTAAAATCGATAACATTTCAATAAATCAATTTATTGCCGCTGCAATAGGAGAAAAATTATCGGCACTACAAACAGAACAGTATATTGAGCAACGGGCAAAAAACGGATCGCGAGAAAAGTTTTTAGCTGTTTTACAAAAAGCTCCTAACAGCAAACCTGAAGAATGTGATGTATAA
- a CDS encoding DUF3343 domain-containing protein has protein sequence MQNEVFCVISFDSTHQAIAAEMAVTGLSGARLIPLPPEISEGCGMALRVNREDAEKAVDLLKTSGAAYQDVYTLTVHGADRTAVKMSGK, from the coding sequence ATGCAGAACGAAGTATTTTGCGTTATTTCATTTGATAGTACTCATCAGGCAATCGCAGCGGAAATGGCTGTGACCGGTCTATCCGGCGCCCGCCTGATCCCGCTCCCTCCCGAAATTTCGGAAGGTTGCGGAATGGCGCTGCGGGTCAACCGTGAAGATGCTGAAAAAGCGGTTGACTTATTAAAAACAAGCGGAGCCGCGTATCAGGATGTGTATACCCTTACCGTCCACGGTGCAGACAGAACCGCGGTGAAGATGTCTGGGAAATAG
- a CDS encoding ABC transporter permease, producing the protein MWHILTLIFPYVIAYTIPLLITSLGGLYSERSGVTNLGLEGLMLIGSFSAAVVINLLQHSVPAGIVIPIGLLAAAIAGILFSLLHAFASITLKADQVISGTAINMLAAALTIYIARTVTGSGNVRVASIIRQDIPGLSKIPILGPLFFSQAYWSTWLVLAILILSWILLYKTSFGLRLRACGEHPSAVASAGINVHRMRYFAVCASGALSALGGAIILVTYSGEFNGSVDGLGFLAIAALIFGQWKPFGILGATFFFGFARTVANVSQVIPALSGIPPVWLKIFPYLVTLIALVLFSKNSAAPKANGEPY; encoded by the coding sequence ATGTGGCATATTTTAACCTTAATTTTTCCCTATGTAATTGCATATACGATCCCCCTTTTGATTACCTCCCTCGGAGGATTATACAGCGAACGGAGCGGTGTTACAAACCTCGGTCTTGAAGGACTTATGCTGATCGGCAGTTTTTCCGCAGCGGTTGTAATTAATTTATTGCAGCACTCCGTTCCGGCAGGGATTGTTATTCCAATCGGATTGCTCGCAGCGGCTATAGCCGGTATCCTTTTTTCGTTGCTACACGCTTTTGCATCGATTACGCTAAAAGCGGATCAGGTTATCAGCGGTACCGCTATCAATATGCTTGCCGCCGCATTGACGATTTATATTGCCCGTACCGTAACGGGATCAGGCAACGTGCGTGTTGCAAGCATTATCCGACAGGACATCCCCGGTCTTTCAAAAATTCCCATACTCGGTCCACTTTTCTTTTCGCAGGCATACTGGAGTACGTGGCTGGTATTGGCGATACTGATTTTATCGTGGATACTGCTGTATAAGACCTCATTCGGATTACGGCTGCGTGCCTGCGGTGAGCATCCATCCGCCGTTGCGAGCGCCGGTATCAATGTACACCGGATGCGGTACTTCGCGGTATGTGCGAGCGGTGCGCTTTCCGCATTGGGCGGCGCCATTATCCTCGTAACCTATTCGGGAGAATTTAACGGCAGTGTAGACGGCCTCGGGTTCTTGGCTATCGCCGCTTTGATCTTCGGTCAATGGAAACCGTTTGGCATCCTCGGTGCAACCTTCTTCTTTGGATTCGCCCGTACCGTCGCGAACGTTTCGCAGGTTATCCCCGCTTTAAGCGGCATACCGCCGGTGTGGCTCAAGATATTCCCTTATCTCGTTACGCTGATAGCCCTCGTGCTGTTCAGTAAAAACTCCGCCGCTCCCAAAGCAAACGGAGAACCGTATTAA
- the yedF gene encoding sulfurtransferase-like selenium metabolism protein YedF has translation MMIEVNAMGKVCPIPVIMTKKVLSENTAGENILIRVDNEIATQNLTKMAGQLNIKASVTKLNDAEYTVLYDFQGCEACAILNDTSVLEQGADEYVVVINSDKMGTGDEGFGRKLLENFVYALTEQDRIPKMVVMYNSGVRLATENEKTVNDLKTLQEKGTEVLACGLCLDFYGLKEKLQVGSATNMYRITEIMRTNKVVKP, from the coding sequence ATGATGATTGAAGTAAATGCGATGGGCAAAGTGTGTCCCATTCCCGTCATTATGACGAAAAAAGTATTGAGCGAAAACACTGCAGGAGAAAACATCCTGATACGGGTGGATAACGAAATTGCGACCCAGAATCTGACCAAGATGGCAGGGCAGCTGAATATCAAAGCAAGCGTTACCAAACTGAACGATGCGGAATACACCGTACTCTACGACTTTCAAGGCTGCGAGGCTTGTGCCATTTTGAACGACACAAGCGTGCTGGAACAAGGCGCTGACGAATATGTTGTGGTGATCAATTCCGATAAGATGGGCACCGGTGATGAAGGCTTCGGCAGAAAGCTGTTGGAGAACTTTGTGTATGCGCTGACCGAACAGGATCGCATTCCTAAAATGGTGGTAATGTATAACTCCGGTGTCCGCCTTGCAACCGAGAACGAAAAAACCGTCAATGATTTAAAAACCTTGCAAGAAAAGGGGACGGAAGTGCTTGCGTGCGGGCTGTGTTTGGATTTCTACGGCTTAAAAGAGAAACTGCAAGTCGGTTCGGCTACCAATATGTACCGTATTACGGAAATTATGCGTACCAATAAGGTCGTAAAGCCCTAA
- a CDS encoding NADase-type glycan-binding domain-containing protein: MKKLLLYFLLFSPFLLYAKELRIQNIRFDETMTYDKNDKFRYSPLNIFDKKIDTVYAVPKSATFYDYTLILHFDKEYEFDEIDISGGYFDSRWYKKNYRIKKIDFRFLDEYGNDKTSEEFILKDEMISQKLKFSKKQKASQIWLRVRDLYPSSAYNDICISEMSIMNNGEEYDVVIRPAYSFYGSTYEYDDKGNLVKEKIDEDHDHYELNYYKNGKSLIGNLKYIDEDNTPRNYDYKIISNTDSYIEIVVGRKNIKHFYDGEKLIRSVINNSEGKTYEIKYYYKDGRLNNTDYGEFFYENGLLKGYIAYGYYGLNGEIEIIEKINKEFCSYYLEYNDYNQIIERHVDSWAGYSAVY, from the coding sequence ATGAAAAAATTACTGTTATATTTTTTATTATTTTCACCATTTTTACTTTATGCAAAAGAATTAAGAATTCAAAATATAAGATTTGATGAAACAATGACGTATGATAAAAATGATAAGTTTCGATATTCACCATTGAATATTTTTGATAAAAAAATTGATACTGTTTATGCTGTTCCTAAAAGTGCTACTTTTTATGATTACACATTAATTCTTCATTTCGATAAAGAATATGAATTCGATGAAATAGATATAAGTGGTGGATATTTTGATTCAAGATGGTATAAAAAAAACTATAGAATAAAAAAAATTGATTTTCGTTTTCTTGATGAGTATGGTAATGATAAAACATCAGAAGAATTTATTCTAAAAGATGAAATGATTTCACAGAAGTTAAAATTTTCCAAAAAACAAAAGGCTTCACAAATATGGCTACGAGTTAGAGATCTTTATCCTAGCAGTGCATATAATGATATATGTATTTCAGAGATGTCTATAATGAACAATGGAGAGGAATATGACGTTGTGATTAGGCCTGCTTATTCATTTTATGGTAGTACTTATGAATATGATGACAAAGGAAATTTAGTAAAGGAAAAAATCGATGAAGATCACGATCATTATGAATTGAACTATTACAAAAATGGAAAATCCTTAATAGGAAATTTGAAATATATTGATGAAGATAATACACCTCGAAATTACGATTATAAAATAATTTCTAATACTGATAGTTATATTGAAATCGTAGTAGGAAGAAAAAATATAAAACATTTTTACGACGGTGAAAAATTAATACGTTCTGTAATAAATAATTCTGAAGGAAAAACATACGAAATAAAGTATTACTATAAAGATGGAAGGTTAAATAATACAGATTATGGTGAATTTTTTTATGAAAACGGTTTGTTAAAAGGGTATATTGCATATGGTTATTATGGACTCAATGGAGAAATAGAAATAATAGAAAAGATAAATAAAGAGTTTTGTTCATATTATTTAGAATATAACGATTACAATCAGATAATAGAACGACATGTAGATAGTTGGGCTGGATACTCTGCTGTTTATTAA